The following are encoded in a window of Salinibacter ruber DSM 13855 genomic DNA:
- a CDS encoding cell division protein ZapA, with the protein MADPEPTKSIRVRILGREYALRVREDDEAHTRRIASSVDARMRQFKDNHPDQAELTTAVMTALTLAEELYLQREEHEDGTTALNEELARLSKQLEEATPAPDDAPDADAQAAGDSPDGPTP; encoded by the coding sequence ATGGCCGACCCCGAGCCGACCAAGTCGATTCGCGTGCGCATCCTGGGCCGGGAGTACGCCCTCCGCGTGCGGGAGGACGACGAGGCCCACACCCGGCGCATCGCGTCCTCCGTGGACGCCCGGATGAGGCAATTTAAGGACAACCACCCCGACCAGGCCGAGCTGACGACCGCGGTCATGACCGCCCTCACCCTCGCCGAGGAGCTGTATCTTCAGCGCGAGGAGCACGAGGACGGCACCACGGCCCTCAACGAGGAGCTGGCCCGCCTGTCGAAGCAGCTGGAGGAGGCAACCCCCGCGCCCGACGACGCCCCGGACGCGGACGCGCAGGCCGCCGGCGATTCCCCCGACGGACCAACCCCCTGA
- the rplT gene encoding 50S ribosomal protein L20, with product MPRATNKPATRRRRKKILNKAKGYWGRRSKVYKVAKHAVEKGLQYAYRDRRQKKRRFRRLWITRINAATRQHDVSYSQFMGQYRKSDLDMNRKVLADLAVHDPDAFEQIVDHVME from the coding sequence ATGCCGCGCGCAACGAACAAGCCGGCGACCCGTCGGCGACGGAAGAAAATTCTAAACAAGGCGAAGGGCTACTGGGGCCGTCGGAGCAAGGTCTACAAGGTGGCCAAGCACGCGGTCGAGAAGGGCCTGCAGTACGCCTACCGGGACCGCCGTCAGAAGAAGCGCCGGTTTCGGCGGCTGTGGATTACCCGCATCAACGCCGCGACGCGCCAGCACGACGTGAGCTACTCCCAGTTCATGGGCCAGTACCGGAAGTCGGACCTTGACATGAACCGGAAGGTGCTCGCCGACCTGGCCGTCCACGACCCGGACGCCTTCGAGCAGATCGTAGACCACGTGATGGAATAA
- a CDS encoding ABC-F family ATP-binding cassette domain-containing protein: MIKLEDITIEFGEDPLFQNLSWTITPEPHRVGLVGPNGAGKTTLLKVIAGDQRVDSGTITREGVSIGYLEQDVQELPEDRTVREEALRAFEEVLALEEQEQEISRELEAIDHESDRHEKLLNRLHRVQERLDAQDAHRIRPRTEATLTGLGFAQDELDRPLRTFSGGWRMRAALARLLLKQPDVLLLDEPTNHLDIESIDWLEDTLETYPGAVILVSHDRSVLDRMVTSTAELVRGRLLHYDGNYSHYLEAREARYERWRRKYENQQKRIEKIQEFISKFRYNAARASQVQSRIKKLEKMDRIPPPPDPAPAMSFEFPEPPRSGVVVLELSAFSKTYDTEHGPETVFTDAGPLTIERGDKVALVGPNGAGKSTLARIIGGREDFAGTRTEGHNVEMAFHAQHQAKTMDPDQTVFDTVREAAPDRPKTELRSLLGRFLFTSEDAFKDVRVLSGGEKSRLSLARTLLSPANLLLLDEPTNHLDIQSREVLIEALQKYEGTFVLVSHDRHVLDAVAEKTWRVGGGTVRTFLGNYSDFRWQVEEGSARPLQDVHEAEPPAEPSPNGHDAATGDTDPPAEDNDPSAPDARPDGPFADLNSYQLKQKLEDTEARILEIEEKQEELEAAMADPDAYDGDGLEARELSDEYNALKKELSGLYEEWEVLTEHVMALED; this comes from the coding sequence ATGATCAAGCTCGAAGACATTACCATTGAGTTCGGGGAGGACCCGCTCTTCCAGAACCTGTCGTGGACGATCACGCCCGAGCCGCACCGCGTCGGGCTCGTGGGCCCCAACGGCGCCGGCAAAACAACCCTCCTCAAGGTGATTGCCGGCGACCAGCGGGTGGACTCCGGCACCATCACGCGGGAGGGCGTCTCCATCGGCTACCTGGAGCAGGACGTGCAGGAACTGCCCGAGGACCGGACGGTGCGGGAGGAGGCGCTCCGCGCCTTCGAAGAGGTGCTGGCCCTGGAGGAGCAGGAGCAGGAGATTAGCCGCGAGCTGGAGGCGATCGACCACGAGAGCGACCGCCACGAAAAGCTGCTCAACCGGCTGCATCGGGTGCAGGAGCGACTCGACGCCCAGGACGCCCACCGCATTCGCCCCCGCACCGAGGCCACCCTCACCGGGCTCGGGTTTGCCCAGGACGAGCTCGACCGCCCCCTTCGCACCTTCTCCGGCGGCTGGCGCATGCGGGCGGCACTGGCCCGCCTCCTGCTGAAGCAGCCCGACGTGCTGCTGCTCGACGAGCCGACGAACCACCTCGACATCGAAAGCATCGACTGGCTCGAAGACACGCTGGAGACCTACCCCGGCGCCGTCATCCTGGTGAGCCACGACCGCTCCGTGCTCGACCGCATGGTCACCTCCACCGCCGAGCTCGTGCGGGGCCGCCTGCTCCACTACGACGGCAACTACTCCCACTACCTGGAGGCCCGCGAGGCGCGCTACGAGCGCTGGCGCCGCAAGTACGAGAACCAGCAGAAGCGGATTGAGAAGATCCAGGAGTTTATCTCCAAGTTTCGCTACAACGCCGCCCGCGCCAGCCAGGTGCAGAGCCGGATCAAGAAGCTGGAGAAGATGGACCGGATCCCGCCGCCGCCCGATCCGGCCCCCGCCATGTCGTTCGAGTTTCCCGAGCCCCCCCGCTCCGGCGTCGTCGTGCTGGAGCTCTCCGCGTTTAGCAAGACCTACGACACGGAGCACGGCCCCGAAACCGTCTTTACCGACGCCGGCCCCCTCACCATCGAACGGGGCGACAAGGTCGCGCTCGTGGGCCCCAACGGCGCGGGCAAGTCCACCCTCGCCCGCATCATCGGCGGCCGGGAGGACTTTGCGGGCACCCGCACGGAGGGCCACAACGTCGAGATGGCCTTCCACGCCCAGCACCAGGCCAAGACGATGGACCCGGACCAGACGGTGTTCGACACCGTCCGCGAAGCGGCGCCCGACCGGCCCAAGACCGAACTGCGCAGCCTGCTCGGGCGCTTTCTCTTTACCAGCGAGGACGCGTTCAAAGACGTGCGGGTCCTCTCCGGCGGCGAAAAGAGTCGCCTCTCGCTCGCCCGCACGCTGCTGTCGCCGGCCAACCTTCTTCTGCTCGACGAGCCGACGAACCACCTCGACATCCAGTCGCGCGAGGTGCTCATCGAGGCCCTGCAGAAGTACGAAGGGACGTTTGTGCTCGTGAGCCACGACCGCCACGTGCTCGACGCCGTGGCCGAAAAGACGTGGCGCGTGGGCGGGGGCACCGTGCGCACCTTCCTCGGCAACTACTCCGACTTCCGCTGGCAGGTGGAGGAGGGCTCGGCCCGCCCCCTGCAGGACGTGCACGAGGCGGAGCCCCCCGCCGAGCCGTCCCCCAATGGGCACGACGCCGCGACCGGCGACACGGACCCGCCCGCCGAGGACAACGACCCGTCCGCCCCCGATGCCCGCCCGGACGGCCCGTTCGCCGACCTCAATTCGTATCAGCTCAAGCAGAAGCTGGAGGACACGGAGGCCCGCATCCTGGAGATCGAGGAGAAGCAGGAGGAGCTCGAAGCGGCGATGGCCGACCCGGACGCCTACGACGGCGACGGCTTGGAGGCGCGGGAGCTGTCCGACGAGTACAATGCGCTCAAGAAGGAGCTGTCCGGCCTCTACGAGGAGTGGGAGGTCCTCACCGAACACGTGATGGCGCTGGAGGACTAG
- a CDS encoding dopamine receptor D4, giving the protein MDDPTRASLPDSDPAPPVPESIKPDDTLPDADLSPLPPEYQAVVRRLQAEVDRATTALDRLQAENERLRRRVAELERRPAVRPDATPLVLDDDPGALRDRISAFIEAIDAYLDNGADGAPNTSSSPDSP; this is encoded by the coding sequence ATGGACGATCCGACACGCGCATCGTTGCCCGACTCCGACCCCGCCCCGCCCGTGCCGGAGTCCATCAAACCGGACGACACGCTGCCGGACGCGGACCTGAGCCCCCTGCCGCCCGAGTACCAGGCCGTGGTGCGGCGCCTCCAGGCCGAAGTGGACCGGGCCACCACCGCCCTCGATCGCCTGCAGGCCGAGAACGAACGCCTCCGGCGTCGTGTCGCGGAGCTGGAGCGGCGCCCAGCGGTGCGTCCGGACGCCACCCCCCTCGTGCTCGACGACGACCCGGGGGCCCTCCGGGACCGCATCTCGGCCTTCATCGAGGCCATCGACGCGTACCTCGACAACGGGGCCGACGGGGCCCCGAACACATCTTCGTCTCCCGACTCGCCTTGA
- the pheS gene encoding phenylalanine--tRNA ligase subunit alpha has translation MPDEIDQLREQIEAESIESAEEAEAFRIKYLGRNQGAIPDLFDQIGDLPPEERPEFGRRLNALKDRAQERIDEAKARLERQEQAGGPDIDLTLPGRCGFKGSTHPLTQTLDEILRILRGLGFSTHEGPEVETDWHNFTALNFPPDHPARDMQDTFFLEDPPEGTEPRVLRTHTSPGQIRIMEAQTPPIRVAVPGRVYRNEAISYKSFCLFHQVELLYVDENVTMAQLKQVLYSLARALFGEDVTLRFRPSYFPFTEPSAEVDVWWDDEDSDDGGQWMEILGCGMVHPNVFESVDVDPERYTGYAVGMGVERMAMLRHGIDDIRIFYENDVRFLDQF, from the coding sequence ATGCCCGACGAAATCGACCAGCTCCGTGAACAGATTGAGGCCGAATCGATCGAGAGCGCCGAGGAGGCCGAGGCCTTTCGCATCAAGTACCTCGGCCGCAATCAGGGCGCGATCCCAGACCTGTTCGATCAGATCGGCGACCTGCCCCCGGAGGAACGCCCCGAGTTTGGCCGGCGTCTCAACGCCCTGAAGGACCGCGCCCAGGAGCGAATCGACGAGGCAAAGGCGCGCCTCGAGCGACAAGAGCAGGCGGGCGGCCCCGACATCGATCTCACCCTGCCGGGCCGATGCGGATTCAAGGGGTCGACGCATCCACTCACGCAGACGCTCGACGAGATCCTGCGCATCCTGCGCGGGCTCGGCTTTTCCACCCACGAGGGGCCGGAGGTCGAAACCGACTGGCACAACTTCACGGCCCTCAACTTTCCGCCCGACCACCCGGCGCGGGACATGCAGGACACCTTCTTCCTCGAGGACCCGCCCGAGGGGACGGAGCCTCGTGTCCTCCGCACCCACACCTCGCCGGGCCAGATCCGGATCATGGAGGCCCAGACGCCCCCCATTCGGGTCGCGGTGCCGGGGCGGGTGTACCGCAACGAGGCGATCTCGTACAAGTCGTTCTGCCTCTTTCACCAGGTGGAGCTGCTGTACGTGGACGAGAACGTGACGATGGCGCAGCTCAAGCAGGTGCTCTACAGCCTCGCCCGCGCGCTCTTCGGGGAGGACGTGACGCTCCGCTTCCGTCCCAGCTACTTCCCCTTCACCGAGCCGAGCGCCGAGGTGGACGTCTGGTGGGACGATGAGGACAGCGACGACGGCGGACAGTGGATGGAAATTTTGGGCTGCGGCATGGTGCACCCCAACGTCTTCGAGTCCGTCGACGTGGACCCCGAGCGGTACACCGGCTACGCGGTGGGGATGGGCGTGGAGCGGATGGCCATGCTCCGGCACGGCATCGACGACATCCGGATCTTCTACGAGAACGACGTGCGGTTTCTCGACCAGTTTTAG
- the thrS gene encoding threonine--tRNA ligase, with amino-acid sequence MAEIDETSIDITLPDGSTHTHPAGTTGLEIAESIGAGLARDALAIKVNGEVRDLDRPVTEDAEIEILTWDDEEGKQTFWHSSAHLMAEALQALYPDVKFTIGPPIDQGFYYDVDLGDQTLSADELEAIEEKMLELARRDAAYERHEVSKADAIEHYEAEGNEYKLELIEGLEEGEISFYEQGEFTDLCRGPHIPSTGDIKAPKLLSVAGAYWRGDESNPQLTRIYGISFPKQKLLEDFLERRRKAKERDHRKLGTELNLFTFDTEQVGPGLPMWLPKGTTLRQTLQEVLQQEQVKQGYKPVCTPHIGRLDLYRTSGHYPHYEDDQFPPMVTGEGDDGEEDGYLLKPMNCPHHVKIYQNDHHSYRDLPVRLAEFGTVYRQEQTGELGGLTRVRGFTQDDAHIFCTPAQVKDEFKSVIDLTLKVLDALGFEEFEAQISLRDPDDTEKYTGRDALWTRAEQDIREAVAETDLDAYEEPGEAAFYGPKLDFMVEDALGRAWQLGTIQVDYNLPERFELTYVDEHDERKRPVMIHRAPFGSLERFIGVLIEHCGGNFPTWLAPTQVQIIPVGDDFVDYAQEVAATLRAEDVRVEIDTSDETVGYKIREAETQKVPYMLVVGGDEEEAGTVSVRSHADGPQGTVSVQDFLDRTGPEFEPTLD; translated from the coding sequence ATGGCCGAAATCGACGAGACGAGCATCGACATCACCCTCCCGGACGGCTCCACGCACACCCACCCGGCGGGCACGACGGGGCTTGAGATTGCCGAGAGCATCGGTGCCGGCCTGGCCCGCGACGCGCTGGCCATCAAGGTGAACGGCGAGGTGCGCGACCTGGACCGCCCCGTCACGGAGGACGCCGAGATCGAGATCCTGACGTGGGACGACGAGGAGGGCAAACAGACCTTCTGGCACTCTTCTGCCCACCTCATGGCGGAGGCGCTGCAGGCCCTCTACCCGGACGTCAAGTTCACGATTGGCCCGCCCATCGACCAGGGCTTCTACTACGACGTGGACCTGGGCGACCAGACCCTGTCCGCCGACGAGCTAGAGGCGATCGAAGAAAAGATGCTGGAGCTCGCCCGCCGCGACGCAGCGTACGAGCGACACGAGGTCTCGAAGGCGGACGCGATCGAGCACTACGAGGCGGAGGGCAACGAGTACAAGCTGGAGCTGATTGAGGGGCTGGAGGAGGGCGAGATTTCCTTCTACGAGCAGGGCGAGTTCACCGACCTCTGCCGCGGCCCGCACATCCCGTCGACCGGGGACATTAAGGCGCCGAAGCTGCTGTCGGTGGCCGGCGCGTACTGGCGCGGGGACGAGTCGAACCCACAGCTCACGCGCATCTACGGCATCAGCTTTCCCAAGCAGAAACTGCTCGAGGACTTCCTGGAGCGGCGCCGGAAGGCCAAGGAGCGGGACCACCGCAAGCTCGGCACGGAGCTGAACCTCTTCACCTTCGACACCGAGCAGGTGGGGCCCGGCCTGCCCATGTGGCTGCCCAAGGGGACGACACTGCGGCAGACGCTGCAGGAGGTCCTGCAGCAGGAACAGGTGAAGCAGGGCTACAAGCCGGTCTGCACCCCTCACATCGGGCGGCTCGACCTCTACCGCACCAGCGGGCACTACCCGCACTACGAGGACGACCAGTTCCCGCCGATGGTGACCGGAGAGGGGGACGACGGCGAGGAGGACGGCTACCTCCTCAAGCCGATGAACTGCCCGCACCACGTCAAAATCTACCAGAACGACCACCACTCGTACCGGGACCTTCCGGTGCGGCTGGCCGAATTCGGGACCGTCTACCGCCAGGAGCAGACCGGCGAGCTCGGCGGGCTGACCCGCGTGCGCGGCTTCACGCAGGACGACGCCCACATCTTCTGCACCCCCGCGCAGGTCAAGGACGAGTTCAAGTCCGTCATCGACCTCACCCTGAAGGTGCTCGACGCCCTGGGCTTCGAGGAGTTCGAGGCGCAGATCTCGCTCCGCGACCCCGACGACACCGAAAAGTACACGGGCCGCGACGCGCTCTGGACCCGCGCCGAGCAGGACATCCGCGAGGCCGTGGCCGAAACGGACCTCGACGCCTACGAGGAGCCGGGCGAGGCCGCCTTCTACGGGCCGAAGCTCGACTTCATGGTGGAGGACGCGCTGGGCCGCGCCTGGCAGCTCGGCACCATCCAGGTCGACTACAACCTCCCGGAGCGCTTCGAGCTGACCTACGTCGACGAGCACGACGAGCGGAAGCGGCCGGTCATGATCCACCGCGCCCCGTTCGGGTCGCTGGAGCGCTTCATCGGCGTGCTCATTGAGCATTGCGGCGGCAACTTCCCGACCTGGCTCGCGCCGACACAGGTGCAAATCATTCCCGTGGGCGACGATTTCGTCGACTACGCCCAGGAGGTGGCGGCGACCCTCCGCGCCGAGGACGTGCGCGTCGAGATCGACACGTCCGACGAGACGGTCGGCTACAAGATCCGCGAGGCCGAAACCCAGAAGGTCCCGTACATGCTCGTCGTGGGGGGGGACGAGGAAGAAGCCGGCACCGTCTCGGTCCGCTCCCACGCCGACGGCCCCCAGGGCACCGTATCCGTCCAGGACTTCCTCGACCGCACCGGGCCGGAGTTCGAGCCGACGCTCGACTAG
- the nfi gene encoding deoxyribonuclease V (cleaves DNA at apurinic or apyrimidinic sites) has translation MQDSRPHPHDWNVSTDEAKRIQRRLASEVTERALPDGGETVAGIDVSVRDDTAQAAVSVLRLPELDVVDEATHRCEVPFPYVPGLLSFREMPAVLPALERLHSTPDVFVTDSHGAAHPRRFGLACHLGVLLDAPAIGVAKSILVGAPQGELGPEKGSRVPLVDDGETVGTVLRTRTDVNPVYVSVGHRCTLDGAADLMLDCSPRYKIPEPTRQAHKLSRAEG, from the coding sequence ATGCAGGACTCTCGTCCGCACCCCCACGACTGGAATGTCTCGACCGACGAGGCCAAGCGCATCCAGCGTCGGTTGGCGTCGGAGGTGACCGAGAGGGCCCTGCCGGACGGGGGCGAGACCGTCGCCGGGATCGACGTCAGCGTGCGCGACGACACGGCCCAGGCGGCCGTCTCCGTGCTTCGGCTGCCAGAATTGGACGTGGTCGACGAGGCGACCCATCGCTGCGAGGTGCCGTTTCCGTACGTGCCGGGCCTGCTCAGCTTCCGCGAGATGCCGGCCGTCCTCCCCGCGCTCGAGCGGCTCCATTCGACGCCGGACGTGTTTGTGACCGACAGTCACGGGGCGGCCCACCCGCGCCGCTTCGGGCTGGCCTGCCACCTCGGCGTGCTGCTCGACGCGCCGGCGATCGGCGTCGCGAAGTCGATCCTCGTCGGGGCGCCGCAGGGCGAGCTCGGCCCGGAGAAGGGCAGTCGCGTGCCGTTGGTCGACGACGGGGAGACGGTCGGGACGGTGCTCCGGACGCGGACGGACGTGAACCCGGTCTACGTGAGCGTCGGCCACCGCTGTACGCTCGACGGCGCGGCGGACCTGATGCTGGACTGCAGTCCCCGGTACAAGATCCCCGAGCCGACCCGCCAGGCCCACAAGCTGAGCCGGGCGGAGGGATAG
- the rpmI gene encoding 50S ribosomal protein L35, producing MPKMKSHSGAKKRFKKTGNGKIKRKKANKGHLLTKKNAKRKRQLRKSVVVDDKANRDRIKRMLST from the coding sequence ATGCCCAAGATGAAATCCCACAGCGGTGCCAAGAAGCGCTTCAAGAAGACCGGCAACGGCAAGATCAAGCGCAAGAAGGCAAACAAAGGGCACCTGCTGACCAAGAAAAACGCAAAGCGCAAGCGCCAGCTGCGCAAGAGCGTGGTCGTCGACGACAAGGCGAACCGGGACCGGATTAAGCGCATGCTGTCCACCTAA
- the pheT gene encoding phenylalanine--tRNA ligase subunit beta → MDVSYNWLNEYVDHDWSPKELAERLTMAGLEVETVRPLGQSLDGVVVGKVTAVREHPNADRLVLCDVDLGDGAPSQIACGAPNVAAGQKVPVATVGTTLSRPDPDDPEALQELTVEARELRGEASNGMICAEDELGLSDDHAGIMVLDDDTPVGTPFPEYLDAHGMPSTDAVLDIELTPNRPDAASHLGVARDVSALADSELRTPTVDTPSPGGPVAEEITVDLRDEAGCPRYVALLVRGVDVTESPLWLRRRLTAIGLQPRNHVVDVTNFVLHECGQPLHAFDLDAIADDTIVVRRTDDETPFTTLDGEERDLPEDTLLICDAEAPVAVAGVMGGANSEVSADTTDVLIESAYFDPSTIRRTAKALDLQTDSSYRFERGVDRDGQVWAAARAAELIAKLGGGTVVPGLVDEHPSPPAEKTIALRPDRLTQVLGTEVPTDEGTRLLGAIGFDVEAGEDALHCTVPTWRPDVSIEEDLIEEVARLHGYDQIPEPERVPVPSRTPEQPPEETLERQARQLLKGLGYREIYTNSMLRTDRAERFNVPPAGSDRAPVVETKNPISEEMAALRPRLLPGALEVMQHNRNHGQEALRVFEFGRVFRRAAEPDDPIVPGYSEHPALLVALSGPHAPTGWDTEPRSADIFDLKGTVETLLDDLRVPALQVRPRDAGATDEAPPVTQHHIDVAAGDTPLGTVARVRDDVAADFDLDTPVFVAEFHWAALVDSATAEQHRDYEPVSRFPVVDRDLAVLVPADQPVGPLQRAIREAGAPLLRRVDVFDTYAGEGIDEDTKSVAFTLRFGADRTLTDEEVDARLDAIVERLAENHGARLRQQ, encoded by the coding sequence GTGGACGTAAGCTACAATTGGCTCAACGAGTACGTCGATCATGACTGGAGCCCCAAGGAGTTGGCCGAGCGCCTCACCATGGCCGGGCTTGAGGTGGAGACGGTCCGCCCCCTGGGCCAGTCGCTCGACGGCGTGGTGGTCGGCAAGGTGACCGCCGTCCGCGAGCACCCAAACGCCGACCGCCTCGTGCTCTGTGACGTGGACCTCGGCGACGGCGCCCCGTCCCAGATTGCCTGCGGCGCGCCGAATGTGGCCGCGGGGCAGAAGGTGCCGGTCGCCACCGTCGGCACCACGCTGTCGCGTCCCGACCCGGACGATCCCGAGGCGCTGCAGGAGCTAACCGTAGAGGCCCGCGAGCTGCGGGGCGAGGCGTCGAACGGCATGATCTGCGCGGAGGACGAGCTGGGCCTCTCCGACGACCACGCCGGCATCATGGTGCTCGACGACGACACGCCCGTCGGCACGCCGTTCCCGGAGTACCTCGACGCCCACGGCATGCCGAGTACCGACGCGGTGCTCGACATCGAGCTCACCCCGAACCGCCCCGACGCCGCCAGCCACCTCGGCGTGGCCCGCGACGTGTCGGCCCTCGCGGATAGCGAGCTGCGGACGCCGACGGTCGACACGCCGTCGCCGGGGGGCCCCGTGGCCGAGGAAATCACCGTCGACCTCCGGGACGAGGCCGGCTGCCCCCGGTACGTGGCCCTGCTGGTGCGGGGCGTAGACGTGACCGAGTCGCCCCTCTGGCTGCGCCGCCGCCTCACGGCCATCGGCCTGCAGCCGCGCAACCACGTGGTGGACGTCACCAACTTCGTGCTCCACGAGTGCGGCCAGCCGCTCCACGCCTTCGACCTCGATGCGATTGCCGACGACACGATTGTTGTCCGTCGCACCGACGACGAAACGCCCTTCACGACGCTCGACGGGGAGGAGCGCGACCTGCCCGAGGATACGCTCCTGATCTGCGACGCCGAGGCCCCGGTGGCCGTGGCCGGCGTGATGGGCGGGGCCAACTCCGAGGTCTCCGCCGACACGACCGACGTGCTCATCGAGAGTGCGTACTTCGACCCGTCCACGATCCGCCGCACGGCGAAGGCCCTCGACCTCCAGACCGACTCCTCGTACCGCTTCGAGCGGGGCGTGGACCGCGACGGGCAAGTGTGGGCCGCCGCCCGCGCCGCCGAGCTGATTGCCAAGCTGGGCGGCGGCACGGTCGTCCCGGGCCTGGTCGACGAGCACCCCAGTCCGCCCGCCGAAAAGACGATCGCCCTCCGCCCCGATCGGCTCACGCAGGTGCTGGGCACCGAGGTCCCGACCGACGAGGGGACGCGCCTGCTGGGCGCCATCGGCTTCGACGTGGAGGCGGGCGAGGACGCGCTCCACTGCACCGTCCCCACCTGGCGCCCCGACGTGTCGATCGAGGAGGACCTGATCGAGGAGGTGGCCCGCCTGCACGGCTACGACCAGATTCCGGAGCCGGAGCGCGTGCCGGTGCCAAGCCGCACCCCGGAGCAGCCGCCGGAGGAGACGCTGGAGCGGCAGGCGCGCCAGTTGCTGAAGGGCCTCGGCTACCGCGAGATCTACACCAACAGCATGCTGCGCACGGACCGCGCCGAGCGCTTCAACGTGCCCCCGGCCGGCAGCGATCGGGCGCCCGTCGTGGAGACGAAAAACCCGATCTCGGAGGAGATGGCCGCCCTGCGCCCCCGGCTGCTGCCGGGCGCGCTGGAGGTCATGCAACACAACCGCAACCACGGGCAGGAGGCGCTCCGCGTGTTTGAGTTCGGCCGCGTCTTTCGCCGCGCCGCCGAGCCGGACGACCCAATCGTCCCCGGCTACAGCGAACATCCTGCGTTGCTGGTTGCCCTCAGCGGCCCCCACGCGCCCACCGGCTGGGACACCGAGCCGCGCTCGGCCGACATTTTCGACCTGAAGGGCACCGTCGAGACCCTCCTCGACGACCTGCGCGTGCCGGCCCTTCAGGTGCGTCCCCGCGATGCGGGCGCGACGGACGAGGCCCCGCCGGTCACGCAGCACCACATCGACGTGGCCGCCGGGGACACGCCGCTCGGCACCGTGGCCCGGGTCCGGGACGACGTGGCGGCCGACTTCGACCTCGACACTCCGGTCTTCGTGGCGGAATTCCACTGGGCCGCCCTCGTCGACAGCGCGACGGCAGAGCAACACCGCGACTACGAGCCGGTGAGCCGCTTCCCGGTCGTGGACCGCGACCTGGCCGTGCTCGTCCCCGCCGACCAACCGGTAGGACCGCTGCAGCGCGCGATCCGCGAGGCCGGGGCGCCCCTGCTCCGCCGCGTGGACGTGTTCGACACGTACGCGGGCGAGGGGATCGACGAGGACACCAAGAGCGTGGCGTTTACCCTCCGCTTCGGCGCCGACCGCACGCTCACCGACGAAGAGGTGGACGCTCGACTCGACGCCATCGTTGAGCGCCTCGCGGAAAACCACGGCGCCCGCCTGCGACAGCAATAG
- the infC gene encoding translation initiation factor IF-3, translated as MADVDKLRVNQEIRADEVRVVEPDGDHDVVPTGEALDRARDHELDLVEVAPDADPPVCKILDYGKYRYEKQKEEQRRRKKSKSMEMKELRFRPRTEEHDFNFKVDHAREFLEDGNKVKAYVQFKGRDIVYKDQGMDLLRRMIEELQEIARIDQQPEMEGRRMVMILAPHKNK; from the coding sequence ATTGCTGACGTCGATAAACTCCGCGTAAATCAAGAAATTCGTGCCGACGAGGTCCGTGTGGTCGAACCCGACGGCGACCACGACGTGGTTCCGACCGGCGAGGCCCTCGACCGCGCCCGCGACCACGAACTCGATCTCGTGGAGGTTGCGCCGGACGCCGACCCGCCCGTCTGCAAGATCCTCGACTACGGCAAGTACCGCTACGAGAAGCAGAAGGAGGAGCAGCGGCGCCGGAAGAAGTCGAAGTCCATGGAGATGAAGGAGCTCCGCTTCCGGCCCCGCACCGAGGAGCACGACTTCAACTTTAAGGTCGATCACGCCCGCGAATTCCTGGAAGACGGCAACAAGGTCAAGGCGTACGTCCAGTTCAAGGGGCGCGACATCGTCTACAAGGACCAGGGCATGGACCTGCTGCGCCGCATGATTGAGGAGCTTCAGGAGATTGCCCGCATCGACCAGCAGCCGGAAATGGAAGGCCGGCGAATGGTGATGATCCTCGCCCCGCACAAGAACAAGTAG